The DNA segment CCAAGACATAGAATGGACATATTTGAGGTTATTGATTATCTAAATGATGTCGATGATGTGGTTCCGACCTTCAGCATTTTAAGGAAAAAGACAAACAAGTATTATCTTACATACTGCAGTCCTGAGGCTGTTAAGGCTATCAATGCATATCTGTTGCTTCGCGATAAGCCAGTAACTGATGAAAGTCCTCTCTTTCAAATCAGCAGGACATATATGGTGCAGTTATTTGAGATGATCAATGACACTTTAGGCTTTGGTAGAGTTGGAAGGTACCGCAGGTTTCGAAGCCACATGCTCAGGAAGTTTCATGCTTCAGCGTTGTATAATGACGGCATGAGCATAGACAAGGTCAACGATTTGCAGGGAAAGGCAAAAAACAAAACCGATGCGGCATATTTCATGACAAATCCTGATGATTTGAAATATGAATATATACAGCATCTGCCGGCCGTTACTATAAACACAGATGTTGAAAAGCTATCTGTCAAATCACCTCAGTTCATTCAAATGGAAAAGGAAAATGAAGCGTTAAAATCAGAAGTGGGTGATATGAGAGGTGAACTTGAGGAGATGAGAGGTTTGAAAAAAGAACTTTTAGGTATCATAAATAAGGTTGGTGAAGGGTCATAATAGTAATATAAAAGTAAAGTGATAGCATTTGGCATGTTT comes from the Methanobrevibacter sp. genome and includes:
- a CDS encoding site-specific integrase, encoding MRKYCIYFDMSLKELLEEAEEDEMNGVKWKHSRLKSKLVEYRHYMFQNYAAGTVRKEMNCIIFFYKFYDIEVLDLPKVNDKNIQKPAPIYFKDLPDKEVIREAFQIAFPLMKAIILFSCSSGCARTETLSLTIGDYIEALSEYLPRHRMDIFEVIDYLNDVDDVVPTFSILRKKTNKYYLTYCSPEAVKAINAYLLLRDKPVTDESPLFQISRTYMVQLFEMINDTLGFGRVGRYRRFRSHMLRKFHASALYNDGMSIDKVNDLQGKAKNKTDAAYFMTNPDDLKYEYIQHLPAVTINTDVEKLSVKSPQFIQMEKENEALKSEVGDMRGELEEMRGLKKELLGIINKVGEGS